From a region of the Spelaeicoccus albus genome:
- a CDS encoding PPOX class F420-dependent oxidoreductase encodes MAADPIRDVIESQHFVTLATIRRNGRPQMSVVTYAYDRDTDLVRVSITADRAKTANLRRDPRATLLVHGEGPWIYAVAEADAGLLPECKNPDDASTDDLVDIYRRVQGEHPDWTEFRQAMVAERRLPLHLRLTHTYGTAG; translated from the coding sequence ATGGCCGCCGATCCGATCCGCGACGTCATCGAGTCTCAGCACTTCGTCACGCTTGCGACAATCCGCCGAAATGGCAGGCCGCAGATGTCCGTCGTCACCTACGCGTACGACCGCGACACCGATCTGGTTCGCGTGTCCATCACTGCCGATCGCGCCAAGACGGCTAATCTACGACGAGATCCGCGCGCCACACTTCTCGTGCACGGCGAAGGGCCCTGGATCTACGCCGTAGCGGAGGCGGACGCCGGTCTGCTCCCCGAGTGCAAGAATCCGGACGACGCGAGCACCGACGATCTGGTCGACATTTACCGCCGCGTGCAAGGCGAGCATCCCGACTGGACCGAGTTCCGCCAAGCGATGGTGGCCGAGCGACGGCTGCCCTTGCATCTACGGCTCACTCACACGTACGGCACCGCCGGTTAG